One window from the genome of Eucalyptus grandis isolate ANBG69807.140 chromosome 7, ASM1654582v1, whole genome shotgun sequence encodes:
- the LOC120295840 gene encoding uncharacterized protein LOC120295840, with protein sequence MSQKSVKGRVIADMLADYPKEVGDDHSSDDRISTVEEDTWTMFFDGAVNLSGSGTGAVLISPNGQHYPVAAKLMFPCTNNIAEYEACIIGLQAAIGMEVSKLKVFGDSALIILRAWASGRQEMPN encoded by the coding sequence ATGtcgcaaaaatcagttaaaggccgggtgattgctgatatgttagCAGATTACCCTAAAGAAGTAGGCGATGATCATTCCTCAGATGACCGAATCTCAACAGTAGAAGAGGACACGTGGACTATGTTTTTCGATGGAGCTGTAAATTTGTCAGGTTCAGGCACTGGGGCGGTCTTGATATCCCCAAATGGGCAACATTATCCTGTGGCTGCAAAATTGATGTTTCCATGCACCAACAATATAGCtgaatatgaagcatgcatcATCGGCCTACAAGCGGCTATTGGAATGGAAGTgtcaaaactaaaagtgttcggtGACTCCGCCTTAATCATCCTCCGAGCGTGGGCGAGTGGAAGACAAGAGATGCCAAACTAG